The proteins below are encoded in one region of Juglans microcarpa x Juglans regia isolate MS1-56 chromosome 4D, Jm3101_v1.0, whole genome shotgun sequence:
- the LOC121260816 gene encoding probable protein phosphatase 2C 51 isoform X1: MMEVLKIAVLFLGAFVVTIALSYGVSVSCMMVYDEGGVSAVLQSPECSRWVLSSGYPRNQTVNCQAATFQGSREYQEDRLLCDLHMKIPLLGKTGLEEFTIGLVAVFDGHGGNEASDMASKLLLDYFYMHAVFNSYKLMTRYRGVLPVTEDDVMQLEILREALLNTIHEVDFKFSQDAFEKKLFSGSTATVALLVDGKILIANVGDSKALLCTANIESGNLTANLSAIELTEDNHPDRDDERARIQAAGGSIIGLGVPRVNGILAVSRSIGDVYLKRYGVTAVPEVTGWQPLNVNNRYLVVSSDGTFESLTPEELCDLIHDSGSCLASSSLAECIVETAFEKGSMDNLSVIVVPLF; the protein is encoded by the exons GGAGGTGTTGAAAATTGCAGTACTCTTTTTAGGAGCTTTTGTTGTCACTATTGCACTTTCATATGGAGTATCTGTGTCATGTATGATGGTGTATGATGAAGGTGGTGTTTCTGCCGTGTTACAGTCTCCCGAATGTTCTAGGTGGGTTCTCTCTTCTGGTTACCCTCGAAATCAGACTGTGAACTGCCAGGCTGCCACATTTCAGGGAAGTAGAGAATACCAAGAGGATCGTTTATTATGTGATCTTCATATGAAAATACCGCTTCtcg GAAAAACTGGGCTTGAGGAATTTACAATTGGTCTTGTGGCAGTATTTGATGGTCATGGCGGTAATGAAGCTAGTGACATGGCTTCTAAACTTCTTTTGGATTACTTTTACATGCATGCTGTGTTCAACTCATACAAGCTAATGACACGGTACAGGGGAGTTCTACCTGTAACTGAGGATGATGTTATGCAGTTGGAAATACTAAGAGAAGCATTATTAAACACAATCCATGAAGTCGACTTTAAATTTTCTCAG GATGCTTTTGAAAAGAAGCTTTTCTCAGGATCCACAGCTACTGTAGCTCTTCTTGTTGATGGGAAGATTTTAATTGCCAATGTTGGTGACTCAAAGGCCCTTCTATGCACAGCGAATATTGAGTCTG gTAATTTGACAGCCAATCTTTCAGCTATTGAACTGACAGAAGATAATCATCCAGATAGAGATGATGAACGAGCTCGAATTCAGGCAGCTGGTGGTTCGATTATTGGGTTGGGTGTTCCTCGAGTCAATGGTATACTCGCTGTGTCCCGATCCATTGGTGATGTGTATCTAAAGAG ATATGGTGTTACAGCTGTGCCTGAGGTGACTGGCTGGCAACCTCTAAATGTCAATAATAGATATTTGGTGGTATCATCTGACGGAACTTTTGAAAGCTTGACACCGGAAGAACTATGTGATCTTATACATGATTCAGGTTCTTGCTTGGCTTCATCCTCATTGGCCGAATGCATAGTCGAGACAGCATTCGAGAAAGGTAGCATGGATAACTTGTCAGTTATTGTAGTTCCActattttga
- the LOC121260816 gene encoding probable protein phosphatase 2C 51 isoform X3, producing MKIPLLGKTGLEEFTIGLVAVFDGHGGNEASDMASKLLLDYFYMHAVFNSYKLMTRYRGVLPVTEDDVMQLEILREALLNTIHEVDFKFSQDAFEKKLFSGSTATVALLVDGKILIANVGDSKALLCTANIESGNLTANLSAIELTEDNHPDRDDERARIQAAGGSIIGLGVPRVNGILAVSRSIGDVYLKRYGVTAVPEVTGWQPLNVNNRYLVVSSDGTFESLTPEELCDLIHDSGSCLASSSLAECIVETAFEKGSMDNLSVIVVPLF from the exons ATGAAAATACCGCTTCtcg GAAAAACTGGGCTTGAGGAATTTACAATTGGTCTTGTGGCAGTATTTGATGGTCATGGCGGTAATGAAGCTAGTGACATGGCTTCTAAACTTCTTTTGGATTACTTTTACATGCATGCTGTGTTCAACTCATACAAGCTAATGACACGGTACAGGGGAGTTCTACCTGTAACTGAGGATGATGTTATGCAGTTGGAAATACTAAGAGAAGCATTATTAAACACAATCCATGAAGTCGACTTTAAATTTTCTCAG GATGCTTTTGAAAAGAAGCTTTTCTCAGGATCCACAGCTACTGTAGCTCTTCTTGTTGATGGGAAGATTTTAATTGCCAATGTTGGTGACTCAAAGGCCCTTCTATGCACAGCGAATATTGAGTCTG gTAATTTGACAGCCAATCTTTCAGCTATTGAACTGACAGAAGATAATCATCCAGATAGAGATGATGAACGAGCTCGAATTCAGGCAGCTGGTGGTTCGATTATTGGGTTGGGTGTTCCTCGAGTCAATGGTATACTCGCTGTGTCCCGATCCATTGGTGATGTGTATCTAAAGAG ATATGGTGTTACAGCTGTGCCTGAGGTGACTGGCTGGCAACCTCTAAATGTCAATAATAGATATTTGGTGGTATCATCTGACGGAACTTTTGAAAGCTTGACACCGGAAGAACTATGTGATCTTATACATGATTCAGGTTCTTGCTTGGCTTCATCCTCATTGGCCGAATGCATAGTCGAGACAGCATTCGAGAAAGGTAGCATGGATAACTTGTCAGTTATTGTAGTTCCActattttga
- the LOC121260816 gene encoding probable protein phosphatase 2C 51 isoform X2: MMEVLKIAVLFLGAFVVTIALSYGVSVSCMMVYDEGGVSAVLQSPECSRWVLSSGYPRNQTVNCQAATFQGSREYQEDRLLCDLHMKIPLLGKTGLEEFTIGLVAVFDGHGGNEASDMASKLLLDYFYMHAVFNSYKLMTRYRGVLPVTEDDVMQLEILREALLNTIHEVDFKFSQDAFEKKLFSGSTATVALLVDGKILIANVGDSKALLCTANIESGNLTANLSAIELTEDNHPDRDDERARIQAAGGSIIGLGVPRVNGILAVSRSIGDVYLKRFLLGFILIGRMHSRDSIRER; the protein is encoded by the exons GGAGGTGTTGAAAATTGCAGTACTCTTTTTAGGAGCTTTTGTTGTCACTATTGCACTTTCATATGGAGTATCTGTGTCATGTATGATGGTGTATGATGAAGGTGGTGTTTCTGCCGTGTTACAGTCTCCCGAATGTTCTAGGTGGGTTCTCTCTTCTGGTTACCCTCGAAATCAGACTGTGAACTGCCAGGCTGCCACATTTCAGGGAAGTAGAGAATACCAAGAGGATCGTTTATTATGTGATCTTCATATGAAAATACCGCTTCtcg GAAAAACTGGGCTTGAGGAATTTACAATTGGTCTTGTGGCAGTATTTGATGGTCATGGCGGTAATGAAGCTAGTGACATGGCTTCTAAACTTCTTTTGGATTACTTTTACATGCATGCTGTGTTCAACTCATACAAGCTAATGACACGGTACAGGGGAGTTCTACCTGTAACTGAGGATGATGTTATGCAGTTGGAAATACTAAGAGAAGCATTATTAAACACAATCCATGAAGTCGACTTTAAATTTTCTCAG GATGCTTTTGAAAAGAAGCTTTTCTCAGGATCCACAGCTACTGTAGCTCTTCTTGTTGATGGGAAGATTTTAATTGCCAATGTTGGTGACTCAAAGGCCCTTCTATGCACAGCGAATATTGAGTCTG gTAATTTGACAGCCAATCTTTCAGCTATTGAACTGACAGAAGATAATCATCCAGATAGAGATGATGAACGAGCTCGAATTCAGGCAGCTGGTGGTTCGATTATTGGGTTGGGTGTTCCTCGAGTCAATGGTATACTCGCTGTGTCCCGATCCATTGGTGATGTGTATCTAAAGAG GTTCTTGCTTGGCTTCATCCTCATTGGCCGAATGCATAGTCGAGACAGCATTCGAGAAAGGTAG